From Desulfonatronum thiodismutans, a single genomic window includes:
- a CDS encoding YIP1 family protein — protein sequence MGSPHQEARDEVQPEEVTEDGEIEVPWERLDIYGFFPGIWETIKRAMLRPAAFFQAMPVGSGQIKPLIFYLLVAEFQIVLQMLWDMTGVTSGMTGEGEAMGISAVMLLVGYPIILTMLLYVMAVLVHACLNMVGGATRGFEGTFRALTYGSAPMVLTLVPFVGPLVGAIWSLVVTFLGYKYIHRTTTAKVILAMLLPLIPFILLLAIVMSMAQRSGAPVF from the coding sequence ATGGGCTCACCTCACCAGGAAGCCCGAGACGAAGTACAACCCGAAGAGGTTACCGAGGACGGTGAAATCGAAGTTCCCTGGGAGCGACTGGATATTTACGGCTTTTTCCCCGGCATCTGGGAGACCATCAAACGGGCCATGCTCCGTCCGGCGGCCTTTTTTCAGGCAATGCCCGTGGGCTCCGGGCAAATCAAGCCATTGATTTTTTACCTGCTGGTCGCCGAGTTTCAGATCGTCCTGCAGATGCTTTGGGACATGACCGGCGTGACATCGGGCATGACCGGGGAAGGCGAGGCCATGGGGATCAGCGCCGTGATGCTGCTGGTGGGGTACCCGATCATCCTGACCATGCTCTTGTACGTCATGGCCGTGCTGGTTCATGCCTGCCTCAACATGGTCGGGGGAGCAACGCGAGGCTTCGAGGGAACCTTTCGGGCCCTGACCTACGGCAGCGCGCCGATGGTGTTGACGCTGGTTCCATTCGTCGGTCCCTTGGTTGGAGCGATCTGGTCTTTGGTCGTCACCTTTTTGGGCTACAAATATATTCATCGGACGACAACGGCCAAAGTCATCCTGGCCATGTTGCTCCCCTTGATCCCGTTTATTCTTCTGCTGGCCATCGTCATGAGCATGGCTCAACGCAGCGGGGCGCCGGTTTTCTGA